The Acinetobacter calcoaceticus sequence CCTCAACGATCAGCAAACTCAGCTATTGCCCGAAGAAGTAGATCTAAGACAACGCATTATAGATACATTGGGTTTTGGTAGTTGGGGTGAGTTTATTGAGATTTTGGATGAGAAACGTCAAAAAGTAAAAGTTCAATTTAAGCAATTGATTGAAGATACTAGCTCTAATGCTGCGACTGAAAATTTTGGGCAGTTAGAACAGCAGCTAGACGAAGTATTAGATGATAAGGCTAAAAATTTGATTCATGAGTTCTGGCACGGTCATGCACTTAAAAAACTACCTTCAAATGCAGTTCAGCGGTTAAAAACATTTTGGCCGCATTTAATTGAAGTCATCTTACAGTCCGAGCAACCTCAAACCGCACTTTTGCGCTTAATGCCGCTGATTGAATCGGTCATGCGTCGGACAGTGTATTTAGTGATGCTGATTGAAAGTAAAGGGGCATTGCAACGCTTAGTTAAAATGGCGACCGTAAGTCCATGGATTTGTGAAGAGCTAACACAATATCCGGTACTGCTTGATGAGTTTTTATCGATGGACTTTGAGTTGCCAAAACGCAAGGACTTGGAAGACTCATTACGTCAGCAGTTGCTTCGTATTGAGATTGATCAAGTTGAAGACCAAATGCGGGCACTTCGCCTGTTTAAAAAGAGCAATGTGCTCACTGTCGCTGCAAGTGATGTGTTAGCTGAAAGCCCACTAATGAAGGTATCCGATGCGTTAACCGATATTGCTGAAGTGAGTGTAAATGCAACCCTCCATTTAGCTTATCAGACTGTAGCAAAGCGTCATGGTTATCCATGTGATGTCGATGGTAAACGTTGCTCACTCGACTACAAGGCCTTTGCTGTCATTGGTTACGGCAAGGTAGGTGGCATTGAGCTGGGTTATGGCTCCGATTTAGATCTTGTCTTTATTCATTATCTAGATGAACAAACTGATACGGATGGAACAAAGTCTATTACTGGCTTTGAGTTTGCGATGCGTGTCGCTCAAAAGTTTATGTCTCTGATGACCACTCAAACGCTTGATGGCCGTGTCTATGAAATTGATACACGCTTAAGACCCTCCGGTGAGGCTGGTTTATTGGTCACAAGTCTTAAGGCCTATGAACACTATCAGTTGAAAAGTGCATGGCTTTGGGAACATCAGGCATTAGTTCGAGCACGTTCTATTGCTGGCGATGAGGTACTTTGCCAGAAATTCGAAATATTTCGCCGTGAGATCTTGACTCAATCTAGAGATGAGGCTTATGTTCGTGAAGAAGTGTTGAAAATGCGTCAGAAAATGAAAGACCACCTAGGTTCATCTTCTGAACAAAAAAAACATGGTATTTTTCATTTAAAACAGGATGCAGGTGGTATCGTCGATATCGAATTTATGGCACAGTATGCTGTACTTGCGTGGAGCGGGACGAACCCCGATCTCGCCCATTATTCTGATAATGTAAGAATTTTAGAAGATGCTGCTAAAGCAGACTGCTTATCCAGTGAAGATGCCACAGCATTAATTCGAGCCTATCTTAGTGAACGTGCCGAAAGCCACCGCTTAGCCCTTGCGAAT is a genomic window containing:
- the glnE gene encoding bifunctional [glutamate--ammonia ligase]-adenylyl-L-tyrosine phosphorylase/[glutamate--ammonia-ligase] adenylyltransferase, whose translation is MNAEQLQKTLRASQYAEQVLGLHQAVLEQDYQIDQFTAPLSTEQIYQFVQTTLDGIGDETSWMRALRILRGRLMFRWIWQDANQLTDVVTLTRELSDFADASICVAKAFARVALAAKHGEPLSYSGKVQDLIVVAMGKLGAQELNLSSDIDLIFAFDEQGETNGRKCIDVQQFCILWGQKLIYLLEHITADGFVFRVDMRLRPWGDGSALAISHAALEKYLSQHGREWERYAWIKARVVTGGKEGQDLLEMTRPFVFRRYVDYTAFAAMRDMKAMIEREVLRRHIEDDIKLGAGGIREIEFIVQVFQQIYGGSKRELQDRQCLVSLEHIGEAGLLEKQAVLELEDAYLFLRRVEHAIQALNDQQTQLLPEEVDLRQRIIDTLGFGSWGEFIEILDEKRQKVKVQFKQLIEDTSSNAATENFGQLEQQLDEVLDDKAKNLIHEFWHGHALKKLPSNAVQRLKTFWPHLIEVILQSEQPQTALLRLMPLIESVMRRTVYLVMLIESKGALQRLVKMATVSPWICEELTQYPVLLDEFLSMDFELPKRKDLEDSLRQQLLRIEIDQVEDQMRALRLFKKSNVLTVAASDVLAESPLMKVSDALTDIAEVSVNATLHLAYQTVAKRHGYPCDVDGKRCSLDYKAFAVIGYGKVGGIELGYGSDLDLVFIHYLDEQTDTDGTKSITGFEFAMRVAQKFMSLMTTQTLDGRVYEIDTRLRPSGEAGLLVTSLKAYEHYQLKSAWLWEHQALVRARSIAGDEVLCQKFEIFRREILTQSRDEAYVREEVLKMRQKMKDHLGSSSEQKKHGIFHLKQDAGGIVDIEFMAQYAVLAWSGTNPDLAHYSDNVRILEDAAKADCLSSEDATALIRAYLSERAESHRLALANQSMQVSAADWRSTRAVVCNLWQRLIDPTASVELDSE